One window of Enterobacter sp. RHBSTW-00175 genomic DNA carries:
- the ybiB gene encoding DNA-binding protein YbiB, with amino-acid sequence MDYRKIIKEVGRGKNHARDLDLETARELYTQMLNGDVPDLELGGILIALRIKGEGEAEMRGFYEAMQAQTFHLTPPVAKPMPIVIPSYNGARKQANLTPLLAILLHKLGFPVVVHGVSEDPTRVLTETIFEMLGIEPTLHAGQAQAKLDGHQPVYIPVKALCPPLEKQLDMRWRMGVRNSAHTLAKLATPFAEDAALRLSSVSHPEYVPRVANFFDDIGGRALLMHGTEGEVYANPQRCPQLMLIDSAGARVVLERGEENVDVVLPSAKDPHTTAHWIEQCLAGNVPVPHSIKLQMACCLFATGEAETVEAGLQRVEQSF; translated from the coding sequence ATGGATTATCGCAAAATTATCAAAGAGGTAGGCCGGGGTAAAAATCATGCCCGGGATCTGGATCTCGAGACAGCGCGTGAGCTGTACACCCAGATGCTGAACGGTGACGTGCCGGACCTGGAGTTGGGTGGCATTCTGATTGCGCTACGCATTAAAGGTGAAGGCGAAGCAGAAATGCGGGGTTTTTATGAAGCCATGCAGGCGCAAACATTCCACCTGACACCACCCGTGGCAAAGCCCATGCCGATTGTGATTCCCAGCTATAACGGCGCGCGTAAGCAGGCGAACCTGACACCGCTTCTGGCCATTCTGCTACACAAGCTTGGATTTCCGGTGGTGGTTCATGGTGTCAGCGAAGATCCAACCCGTGTTCTGACAGAAACCATTTTTGAGATGCTGGGTATCGAACCAACTCTGCACGCAGGCCAGGCGCAGGCAAAACTGGACGGACATCAGCCGGTGTATATTCCGGTAAAAGCGCTCTGCCCGCCGCTGGAAAAGCAGCTGGATATGCGCTGGCGAATGGGGGTGCGTAACAGCGCCCACACGCTGGCGAAACTGGCGACGCCATTTGCTGAAGATGCAGCGTTGCGCCTTTCCAGTGTGTCGCATCCCGAGTATGTCCCGCGCGTTGCTAATTTCTTTGATGATATTGGTGGACGGGCACTACTGATGCACGGAACCGAAGGCGAGGTTTACGCCAATCCGCAGCGTTGTCCGCAACTTATGCTGATTGATTCAGCAGGTGCGCGTGTCGTTCTGGAACGTGGTGAAGAGAATGTAGACGTGGTGTTGCCGTCAGCGAAAGATCCGCATACGACCGCACACTGGATTGAACAATGCCTTGCCGGGAATGTACCCGTCCCGCACTCCATTAAGCTGCAAATGGCCTGTTGCCTGTTTGCAACGGGTGAAGCTGAAACGGTGGAAGCCGGGCTCCAGCGCGTTGAGCAGTCATTTTAG
- a CDS encoding molecular chaperone yields the protein MRKFLLVSSLLLLTSAAHAGITIGGTRVVYPENKKESSISITNPDNLDYLVQSWVETEDKTREKAPFLITPPLFRLDAEQSNVLRIIRTNGSLPADRESLFWLNIKSIPSSSRKENVNTLQIAIKTRIKLLYRPSGITDKPEDVASHLVWHKQGNQLIVDNPTPFYMNFQEIKLDGKKIDKVTYASPKGETHFTIPGNISAHAVSWKIINDYGGITPSWTAQIK from the coding sequence ATGCGTAAATTCCTTCTGGTTTCGTCCTTATTATTGCTCACCTCCGCCGCTCATGCGGGTATTACCATCGGCGGTACCCGCGTGGTCTATCCGGAAAATAAAAAAGAATCGTCCATTAGTATCACCAACCCGGATAACCTCGACTACCTGGTGCAGTCATGGGTCGAAACGGAAGACAAGACTCGCGAGAAGGCACCGTTCCTGATTACCCCACCCCTGTTCCGTCTTGATGCAGAACAGAGTAACGTTCTGCGTATCATCAGAACCAACGGTAGCCTACCGGCAGATCGTGAATCGCTGTTCTGGCTGAATATTAAATCCATTCCTTCATCCAGTCGCAAGGAAAATGTTAATACGCTGCAAATAGCAATTAAGACACGTATTAAATTGCTGTATCGCCCCTCTGGTATTACAGACAAACCTGAAGATGTTGCCTCACATTTAGTCTGGCATAAACAAGGGAACCAGTTGATTGTTGATAACCCGACACCATTTTATATGAACTTCCAGGAAATCAAACTTGACGGCAAAAAAATCGATAAGGTGACGTATGCCAGTCCGAAAGGCGAAACTCATTTCACCATCCCGGGAAATATCTCCGCACATGCAGTAAGCTGGAAAATAATAAATGATTATGGCGGAATCACTCCATCCTGGACTGCACAGATAAAATAA
- a CDS encoding fimbrial protein, with protein sequence MKKLIIAGIVAGMACASVSAFAASGEGQINFTGEIIDSACTVVNGLSSPLDVSLGKVAKSAFTGSGSTTATTRFSIQLKDCPETVTSAAVKFGGTPDGSNSDVLAVTAGTGTATGVGIQLLDKTENPLSLYTASAGYTLTSGTTTNDLEFGARYIQTGSSVTAGPANSVSTFTIVYN encoded by the coding sequence ATGAAAAAACTTATTATTGCGGGCATTGTTGCCGGGATGGCATGTGCTTCCGTATCCGCATTTGCTGCAAGCGGTGAAGGACAAATTAATTTCACAGGTGAAATTATTGACTCTGCTTGTACCGTTGTGAATGGATTAAGTAGCCCACTTGATGTTTCATTAGGTAAAGTTGCGAAATCTGCATTTACGGGATCCGGATCGACCACAGCAACTACCCGCTTTAGTATTCAACTTAAAGATTGTCCTGAAACCGTAACCAGTGCTGCTGTGAAATTTGGTGGAACCCCAGATGGCAGTAACAGTGATGTGCTGGCGGTAACAGCAGGTACAGGTACTGCAACCGGTGTTGGTATTCAGTTATTAGATAAAACTGAAAACCCACTGAGTTTATATACGGCTTCTGCCGGATATACACTGACATCAGGAACAACCACCAATGACCTGGAATTTGGTGCCCGTTACATTCAGACCGGCAGCAGCGTTACGGCTGGCCCTGCAAATTCGGTATCCACGTTCACCATCGTTTACAACTAA